The sequence CAACCTTGGATACTAATTTAAATTGTAAACAAATACCTCGCCACCGCAGAAATCGTAAGTTCCCAAATATTCTTACTAAAGATGAAATTCAAAGCCTCTTCAATGCCTGCGATAATTTAAGAGATAAATCCATCTTAATGACCCTCTACGGTGCAGGATTAAGACTTAACGAAGTCTCATGTCTAAAAGTTTCAGATATTGATAGTAAAAAAATGCAACTATTTATCCGTAATGGTAAAGGTTCCAAAGATAGATATGCATTACTTTCACAGGACAATCTAGAAATACTCAGAGATTACTGGAAAGAATACCACCCTAAAGAATGGCTTTTTTATAGCAGAAATAATACCGGCACCCATATTAACTCCAGATCAGTACAAAAC comes from Clostridium estertheticum and encodes:
- a CDS encoding tyrosine-type recombinase/integrase — its product is TLDTNLNCKQIPRHRRNRKFPNILTKDEIQSLFNACDNLRDKSILMTLYGAGLRLNEVSCLKVSDIDSKKMQLFIRNGKGSKDRYALLSQDNLEILRDYWKEYHPKEWLFYSRNNTGTHINSRSVQN